The Thermodesulfobacteriota bacterium region AGTGAGGACGGATATACCCTGACAAAAGATGAAACCGTAAGGATGGTTGTTATAAGGCAGAGGGTAAATGTGGGAGAGTCCCCCAAGAAGCAGCTTAAACTGCTTAACACCGGGGATGTAACCTACGATTACCAGGTTATAGTAACCAATAGCCGCATAGAGCCGGAAGAGGTCTGGAGGTATTACAATAAGAGGGCTTGCTGCGAGAACTTTATCAAGGAGGGAATATACGGTTTTGGCCTGGACAAGGTAGTTTCTCATAATTATGCCGGTAACTGTAGTTGGTTTGAGCTTTTGATGCTTGCTTATAACCTTATGAACTTTTTCAAGGAAGAGGTGTTGGGTCAGAAGAAGGTAAAGGACATGATCCAGACGGTAAGAGAGAGGCTCTTCCTGATTCCGGGCAAACTTATACACGCCTCCAGGAGATGGGTTCTCAAGCTGGAGAGGACGTGGTCTTACCGGACCGAGTATGAGGAGGCGCTGGCCAGGGTCACCTGAAGGTGGATTAATCGGGAGGAAGACGGCATCATCAAAGGAGTAGGAGGGAGAGGTGTCTGAAGAACCATTTTTTTCTCTAGATTCCGATGGTATTTACCTGCCCCTTTCATGTCCTTACGATGGATTTGCATAAGAATGCCTGGCCCGGTTTACATCTAAGAAAGCTTCTCTACAATTTTAATCGCTCACGCATTATTTGGGTTTATTCCTTAGCTTGGTATTAGAGTAACATTCACACAATTGAAATCGGTCCGACTCACCAATACTGTGTCTGTTTGATTAAATCCGGGCTATTGTAAATCGCTACCACATTATTCGGTGCTTAGTCGTTTATCATTCTTCCCATAAAAAATATCACTCACAAAAGCTTTCCAGTATTTCTCTTCTTTCGGACCGCGCAATTTTTCTGATCGCATTTTCTTCGAGTTGTCTTATTCGCTCACGGGTGAGATTAAGCCTCTTCCCAACCTCATCCAACGTATATACGGTATCATCATCCATCCCGAATCTCATTCTGATTATCTCTTTTTCCCTATCAGTGAGCGATGAAAGGGCTTCGTCGACCCTCTCTTTCAGCTCTGCCCTTGCTATTAGCGAATCCGCCCCGGCCGACTTCTCATCGGCCACAAAATCCAAAAAGGTTATTTTCTCCCCTTCCAGGAATACCGGTGAATCCAGGTAAACAATTTCATTGGTCGCTTCTAAGATTCGCTTTACATGTTTAACAGAAATCCCCGTCTTTTCCGCAATCTCCCCGGGAATGGGTTTTATTCCCTTATATTCGTGATCAACCGACCTCACCCGGTGTACTTTCCTTGCCTGTTCCAGCACATATTCCGGTATTCTCACTGTCCTAGACTGGGCCGATATGGCTCTAGATATCGACTGGCGTATCCACCAGGAGGCGTATGTCGAGAACCTATATCCCCTGGCCGGGTCGAATCTCTCCATCGCCTTAATCAAGCCCAAATTACCTGCCTGTATGAGGTCTGACAATGGTAGACCCAGTCCCGTGTATTTCCTGGCTATACTTACCACTAATCTTAAGTTCCCCCTCAAGAACCTCTCCCTCAAGCCTCGTGCCTTGCTCGCATATGTTTTCATGAGGGAATTAAGTCTTCTTATTTGTCTTGACGAATCTTTTTTCTTACCGTTATGGTTTTCGTTTCCCCCATCGCTGCCATTCCTTTCTTTCAAAAGCTCATCCCTGAGTACCCTTATTTCATTCACCTTCGACTGACACCTTTTTATCTTTGTGGAAATCTCTACCTCTTCTCTCGGGGTTAAAAGAGATTCTCTTGCCAGTTCCTTGAAGTAAGTGTATAAGAATCTGTACTCTTCACTGTTAAAAGCCTTTTTCTCCTCATTCTCATCGGACCGGCCGTCCTCCGATACAAA contains the following coding sequences:
- a CDS encoding IS1380 family transposase; this encodes EIAMLNFDLLMGLRKGLKSFRSICLDLDSHVSTVYGSQQRAGVGYNPKKRGRRSYHPLFCFIGETRDYVGGLFRSGSHHTSHNAIAFLKGVVKRLPSPVEKIRLRVDSGFFSLDMLKFLISRCIEFYVVVPIQPWVQRKIGSIRDWKDIGSGVEVSEDGYTLTKDETVRMVVIRQRVNVGESPKKQLKLLNTGDVTYDYQVIVTNSRIEPEEVWRYYNKRACCENFIKEGIYGFGLDKVVSHNYAGNCSWFELLMLAYNLMNFFKEEVLGQKKVKDMIQTVRERLFLIPGKLIHASRRWVLKLERTWSYRTEYEEALARVT
- a CDS encoding sigma-70 family RNA polymerase sigma factor, with the translated sequence MELETLLEINGYVEFTEEGEGAFKSEDGFIPESTEKETRFVSEDGRSDENEEKKAFNSEEYRFLYTYFKELARESLLTPREEVEISTKIKRCQSKVNEIRVLRDELLKERNGSDGGNENHNGKKKDSSRQIRRLNSLMKTYASKARGLRERFLRGNLRLVVSIARKYTGLGLPLSDLIQAGNLGLIKAMERFDPARGYRFSTYASWWIRQSISRAISAQSRTVRIPEYVLEQARKVHRVRSVDHEYKGIKPIPGEIAEKTGISVKHVKRILEATNEIVYLDSPVFLEGEKITFLDFVADEKSAGADSLIARAELKERVDEALSSLTDREKEIIRMRFGMDDDTVYTLDEVGKRLNLTRERIRQLEENAIRKIARSERREILESFCE